The following proteins come from a genomic window of Megalobrama amblycephala isolate DHTTF-2021 linkage group LG1, ASM1881202v1, whole genome shotgun sequence:
- the LOC125263183 gene encoding uncharacterized protein K02A2.6-like has protein sequence MANMVGTVTPFDSQSQSWEEYCEILQHFFEANEITEAAKQKAILLSTVGSQTYSLLRNLLSPVKPGTKTFEELVDLLKEHFNPKPSEIVQRFKFNSRSREEGESVLEYVAVLRKLAHDCNYGEKLTEMLRDRLVCGINDDRIQRRLLAESELTFEKALKIAQALETANKDVKDLQAQRSETSTAMRVHKTSVKQDSQGRACYRCGNLQHLANECRFISEKCHKCGKQGHIMKVCRSTSSIRETTFQGGERRKQVVARGGQRSHYVSREEKSESDEEGIFTVHSLKETEIPKVAPLTITLAVNDFKIPFEVDTGCGVTVINGSNFSKLWEEHKKPELKTCSLKLKTYTGQALPVLGSVQVVVRHKGTVKELPVVVVPGTGPNLLGRGWIKELGMKWEAIHKIQGVEKLTLPDVLSHHTELFKEELGELKGPPAKIYVDKEATPRFFKARPVPYAMKAKVEVEIERLLRNNIIEPVKHSEWAAPVVPVLKPDNTVRLCGDYKLTVNRVSKLEQYPIPRLDDLFATLSGGQKFTKLDMSHAYHQIALDEESKKYVTVNTHKGLFTYRVLPFGVSSSPAIFQRTIEGVLQGLPYVAVFLDDILVTGRNDEEHLQMLARVLERLQEAGLRLKRSKCTFMEKEVMFLGHKVDETGLHPVPEKVTAIQNAPSPKTVTELKAYLGLLNYYNKFLPNLSTVLAPVHMMLRKNAKWKWGEEQEAAFVQSKKMIQSVQVLVHYDPQKDVILSCDASPYGLGAVLSHKMTDGSERPIGFMSRTLNQAERNYSQLDKEGLAVMFGLQRFHKYLIQRWAVTLRAYEYNIIYKPGKDHANADALSRLPLPTESVPEQEERVLMLENADITLITAEQVRSWTQKDPVLSRVREMVQRGSLQELIGAEFDPFTSRKDELSVQDGCVLWGARVIIPSVGRSEVLNQLHQCHPGVSRMKALARSYVWWPKLDQDVERLVKTCCICQEHRNVPAVAPLHPWNWPEKPWQRLHVDYAGPFMGKMFLVLIDAHSKWMDVYPVNSATSAATIECLRTSFSNHGLPELIVSDNATCFVSAEFKEFLKKNGVRHVTSAPYHASSNGLVERAVQIVKGMLKKCVEGTIATKLARVLFSYRITPQTTTGLSPAELLHGRKLRCSLDFIHPDLTGKIQEQQQKQKVHHDKKAHERSFGVGDPVLVRNFTYGPKWIPGHIETVTGPLSYKVILGDGRVVRRHVDQIHARQKLLVHLPEEVMDCKYPDLDFSDNSAPVVAKETEEIETEDISSETNPPELIGGSAQPGEITTESLTKSFSPVVRRSQRTKKLPGHLKDYELK, from the exons ATGGCCAATATGGTAGGAACAGTCACACCATTTGATAGTCAGTCGCAGTCTTGGGAAGAGTATTGTGAAATCTTGCAACATTTCTTCGAGGCAAATGAGATTACAGAAGCAGCCAAGCAAAAAGCTATACTGTTAAGCACTGTAGGAAGTCAAACATACAGTCTACTGAGGAATTTATTGAGTCCAGTTAAACCAGGAACAAAGACTTTTGAGGAATTAGTGGATTTACTGAAAGAGCATTTCAATCCAAAACCCAGTGAAATTGTACAACGGTTTAAATTCAATTCAAGATCAAGAGAAGAAGGGGAAAGTGTTCTTGAATATGTGGCAGTATTGAGGAAATTGGCACATGATTGTAATTACGGAGAAAAATTAACAGAGATGCTACGGGATAGACTGGTATGTGGAATAAATGATGACCGTATTCAACGTAGACTGCTGGCAGAATCAGAGTTAACGTTTGAGAAGGCGTTGAAAATAGCGCAAGCATTGGAAACAGCCAATAAAGATGTAAAGGATTTGCAAGCTCAACGTTCAGAAACATCTACTGCAATGAGAGTGCATAAAACCTCAGTAAAACAAGATAGTCAAGGTAGAGCTTGTTACAGATGTGGGAATTTGCAACATTTGGCCAATGAGTGCAGATTTATTTCAGAGAAATGCCACAAATGTGGGAAACAAGGACATATAATGAAAGTATGTAGATCAACAAGTTCCATCAGAGAAACAACATTTCAAGGGGGAGAAAGACGCAAGCAAGTTGTGGCCAGAGGAGGACAGAGATCACATTATGTCAGCAGAGAGGAAAAAAGTGAATCTGATGAAGAAGgtatttttacagtgcacagtTTGAAAGAAACAGAGATTCCTAAGGTCGCTCCTCTGACTATCACATTGGCTGTAAATGATTTCAAGATACCTTTTGAAGTGGATACAGGCTGTGGTGTGACCGTAATTAATGGATCAAATTTTTCCAAATTGTGGGAAGAACATAAAAAGCCAGAATTAAAGACCTGTTCTTTGAAGTTAAAAACTTATACTGGCCAAGCCTTACCAGTGTTGGGTTCTGTGCAAGTGGTCGTCAGACACAAGGGAACTGTGAAGGAATTGCCAGTAGTGGTAGTGCCTGGAACAGGACCCAATTTATTGGGCAGAGGGTGGATCAAGGAATTGGGCATGAAATGGGAGGCCATACACAAGATTCAAGGGGTTGAAAAGTTAACCTTGCCTGATGTACTTAGCCACCATACAGAATTGTTCAAGGAGGAGTTGGGTGAATTGAAAGGTCCACCAGCCAAGATTTATGTGGACAAAGAAGCCACTCCCAGATTTTTCAAAGCCAGACCAGTTCCTTATGCAATGAAAGCAAAGGTAGAAGTTGAAATAGAACGCCTGCTAAGAAACAACATCATAGAACCTGTTAAACATTCTGAATGGGCTGCACCTGTAGTGCCAGTTTTAAAGCCTGATAATACAGTACGACTGTGCGGCGATTACAAGCTAACAGTAAATCGAGTTTCAAAGTTGGAACAGTACCCCATCCCTCGATTAGATGATCTGTTTGCGACATTGTCAGGAGGACAGAAGTTCACTAAACTGGATATGAGTCACGCTTACCATCAGATTGCATTAGATGAAGAGTCTAAGAAATATGTCACAGTGAATACCCATAAAGGGCTGTTTACTTACCGTGTTTTACCCTTTGGAGTTTCTTCTAGTCCTGCTATCTTCCAAAGGACCATTGAGGGAGTACTGCAAGGTCTTCCTTATGTGGCAGTTTTCCTGGATGACATCTTGGTGACCGGTCGCAATGATGAGGAGCATCTCCAAATGCTGGCCAGGGTATTGGAAAGGTTGCAGGAAGCAGGACTGCGTTTGAAACGGAGTAAATGTACTTTCATGGAAAAAGAGGTAATGTTTTTGGGTCATAAAGTAGATGAGACCGGCCTACACCCAGTACCAGAAAAAGTGACTGCTATTCAAAATGCTCCCTCGCCAAAGACTGTGACTGAGTTGAAGGCCTATTTGGGACTGTTAAACTATTATAACAAATTTTTGCCCAACCTGTCTACTGTGTTAGCCCCAGTGCATATGATGCTGcgaaaaaatgcaaaatggaaATGGGGTGAAGAACAAGAAGCTGCTTTTGTGCAATCTAAAAAAATGATCCAATCAGTACAAGTTCTGGTCCATTATGATCCCCAGAAGGATGTGATTTTATCATGTGATGCTTCTCCTTATGGCTTAGGTGCAGTTCTTTCGCATAAGATGACCGATGGTAGCGAAAGACCCATTGGATTTATGTCACGGACATTGAATCAAGCTGAGCGGAATTATTCGCAGTTGGACAAGGAAGGATTGGCTGTAATGTTCGGCTTACAACGCTTCCATAAGTATTT GATTCAGCGATGGGCTGTGACATTAAGAGCATATGAATACAACATAATCTACAAACCTGGCAAGGATCATGCAAATGCAGATGCTCTAAGTCGGTTACCCTTGCCAACAGAATCTGTCCCTGAACAGGAGGAAAGAGTACTGATGCTGGAGAATGCAGACATAACCTTGATTACAGCAGAACAAGTGAGAAGTTGGACCCAAAAAGATCCAGTATTATCTAGAGTGAGAGAAATGGTGCAACGAGGATCCCTGCAGGAATTAATAGGAGCAGAGTTTGACCCATTCACCTCAAGAAAAGATGAATTAAGTGTCCAGGATGGTTGTGTGCTTTGGGGGGCTCGCGTAATCATTCCCAGTGTGGGTAGATCAGAGGTCCTGAACCAGCTGCATCAGTGTCACCCCGGAGTGTCTAGGATGAAAGCGTTAGCCCGGAGTTATGTGTGGTGGCCTAAATTGGACCAGGATGTGGAAAGGTTAGTTAAAACCTGTTGTATTTGTCAAGAACACAGAAACGTTCCAGCTGTAGCTCCACTGCATCCTTGGAATTGGCCAGAAAAACCATGGCAAAGATTGCATGTGGATTATGCAGGACCCTTCATGGGAAAAATGTTCTTGGTCTTGATTGATGCACATTCAAAATGGATGGATGTGTATCCTGTGAACTCAGCTACCTCTGCTGCAACCATTGAATGCTTACGTACTAGCTTCAGTAACCATGGACTACCTGAACTGATTGTATCAGATAATGCTACTTGTTTTGTTAGTGCTGAATTCAAAGagttcctgaaaaaaaatggagTAAGACATGTTACTTCGGCACCCTATCATGCTTCCAGTAATGGGTTAGTAGAACGAGCTGTACAAATTGTTAAAGGcatgttaaaaaaatgtgttgaaGGAACAATTGCAACTAAATTGGCTCGAGTGTTATTCAGTTACAGGATTACTCCTCAGACCACCACAGGACTTTCTCCAGCTGAACTGTTGCATGGACGGAAATTGCGATGTTCTTTGGACTTTATACACCCTGATTTAACTGGAAAGATTCAGGAGCAACAACAAAAGCAAAAAGTCCATCATGACAAAAAGGCCCATGAACGTAGCTTTGGTGTTGGAGATCCAGTACTTGTTCGGAATTTTACTTATGGACCGAAATGGATTCCAGGGCATATTGAGACTGTGACTGGACCACTTTCTTATAAGGTGATTCTGGGTGATGGGAGAGTGGTCCGAAGACATGTGGATCAAATTCATGCCCGACAAAAATTGCTTGTACACCTTCCAGAGGAGGTTATGGACTGTAAATATCCTGATTTGGACTTCTCTGATAACTCGGCTCCTGTAGTGGCTAAAGAGACTGAGGAAATAGAGACTGAGGACATTTCTAGTGAGACTAATCCCCCTGAATTAATTGGGGGTTCTGCTCAACCTGGTGAGATAACCACTGAATCACTGACCAAATCCTTTAGCCCTGTTGTGAGACGGTCACAGAGAACCAAGAAATTGCCTGGTCATTTAAAAGATTATGAactgaagtaa